The sequence CGAAGAAACTCACTGGACATATGATGGACACGCAATGCGGCCATTGGAGTATCAGTATCATCAATCTGGAAGCAATAGAGTTCGTGATATCACTCTTGAATATGACTGGACAAATGGGGAGATTAGAAACACCAGTGAAGATGCGCCGTGGCGAGTAGCGCTTGGGCCTAACGTATACGACGATCTGCTCTACCAATATGTGCTAATGCAAGACCTTGAGGCCGGTAAACGCGCCCTATCCTATAAGATTGCCGCTGGCGGCAGGCTCAAGACATACGACATCACGCTGCTTGGTGAGGAAATCATCGACACGCCGCTCGGCAAGCTGCAAACACTCAAGCTACAACGCCAAAAACCCAACAGCAAGCGCAAAACCACGGTGTGGTGCGCAACCGACTTACACTATTTAGCGGTGCGCTTGGAATACTTAGACAAAGACGGAACGGTTACGACCTTTCTCATTGACGAGCTCAGTGGACTAGACCCGCCGTTGACCAATCCTCACTAGAAACGTTGAAATTGCCAGTCGCACGGTAACAAAAATTATTACTTAGGAGAATATTTAAAGCGTTGGTTGATCGCCGTTCTCGAATTTAATATCAGCATTGATCGTTTTCAACGGGCTGATAAACACCCTATCTAAGGTGACCGGAAGACC comes from Gammaproteobacteria bacterium and encodes:
- a CDS encoding DUF3108 domain-containing protein is translated as MKNLFWLCVCLTLLGPAYASHSLPQPFEATYALHRYGIKLGAMTRSLIATGNGEYIFRSRTRTTGIVALFYKVHVVEETHWTYDGHAMRPLEYQYHQSGSNRVRDITLEYDWTNGEIRNTSEDAPWRVALGPNVYDDLLYQYVLMQDLEAGKRALSYKIAAGGRLKTYDITLLGEEIIDTPLGKLQTLKLQRQKPNSKRKTTVWCATDLHYLAVRLEYLDKDGTVTTFLIDELSGLDPPLTNPH